In Lineus longissimus chromosome 13, tnLinLong1.2, whole genome shotgun sequence, one genomic interval encodes:
- the LOC135498395 gene encoding putative nuclease HARBI1, with protein MDMMEANRKRAMVAMSIALFRGNTQIIQNRFVSESLETAGLSLERHLPEERRAKVPRTENYAEVTVPLQSLDDFRSHFRLSRTTFQVLLGELQPCPEMALGQHGFGRPPVELGKQALVFLWYLGSPDSFRSISDRFGISRSTTHCICRRVCKAVVNNLIKKLISWPSHENRVNISEGFEKYSHFPGAIGAIDWCHIKIKAPTKNPNSYVNRKKFHSVVLQGVCDDALAFTHVYTGWPGCTHDARVFNNSSVFQEAAAKFETDEFLLGDSAYPIQPWLMTPYKDYGNITRDQKRYNKRHNSARVVIERAFGQLKGRFRRLRHFDCSDFELLCHSILAACVMHNLCLKNNDDTLEELQLDEENAAMPRPHHHRTSGIEKRRELEMLLARRD; from the coding sequence atggacatgatggaggcgAACCGCAAAAGGGCGATGGTGGCCATGTCTATAGCCCTTTTCCGGGGAAATACCCAAATAATACAGAATAGGTTTGTCAGTGAGAGCCTTGAGACAGCAGGCCTATCGTTAGAGAGACACCTCCCTGAAGAAAGACGTGCCAAAGTCCCAAGGACTGAGAACTATGCTGAGGTGACGGTCCCACTTCAGTCTCTAGATGATTTCCGATCGCATTTTCGGCTCTCCAGGACGACATTTCAGGTCTTATTGGGGGAACTACAACCGTGTCCAGAGATGGCCCTGGGACAACATGGGTTTGGTCGTCCTCCAGTTGAACTCGGCAAGCAAGCCTTGGTGTTCCTCTGGTACCTTGGGTCACCCGACTCCTTTAGATCAATTTCTGATCGCTTCGGGATTTCGAGGTCAACAACACACTGCATCTGTCGCAGAGTTTGCAAAGCCGTTGTGAACAACCTCATTAAGAAACTAATATCCTGGCCaagtcacgagaacagagtgaaCATTTCTGAAGGATTCGAAAAGTACAGTCACTTTCCAGGGGCCATTGGGGCAATAGATTGGTGTCACATAAAAATCAAAGCCCCCACGAAGAATCCCAATTCATATGTAAACCGTAAGAAATTCCACTCGGTTGTGCTACAGGGTGTCTGTGACGATGCCCTGGCCTTCACCCACGTCTATACTGGCTGGCCAGGGTGCACACATGATGCCCGTGTTTTCAATAACTCCTCAGTGTTCCAAGAGGCTGCAGCCAAGTTTGAAACGGATGAATTCCTCCTGGGAGACTCGGCGTACCCGATACAACCATGGCTTATGACCCCATATAAGGATTATGGGAATATCACAAGGGATCAAAAGAGGTACAACAAGAGACATAACTCTGCTAGGGTCGTCATTGAGAGAGCTTTTGGACAACTCAAAGGACGATTCAGAAGGCTAAGGCACTTTGATTGTTCCGACTTCGAACTGTTGTGCCACTCTATTTTGGCGGCATGTGTCATGCACAACCTTTGTCTGAAGAACAATGACGATACACTAGAAGAACTTCAATTAGATGAAGAGAATGCCGCTATGCCTAGGCCACACCACCACAGGACCAGCGGAATTGAAAAACGTAGGGAACTAGAAATGCTGTTGGCCAGGAGAGACTAA